The Glycine soja cultivar W05 chromosome 8, ASM419377v2, whole genome shotgun sequence genome has a window encoding:
- the LOC114422679 gene encoding uncharacterized protein LOC114422679, which yields MWNFASSLIAGSVGLKNDSAKPTHPASECSDDETSMVTREERLECPICWESFNIVENVPYVLWCGHTLCKNCILGLQWAVVKFPTLPIQLPLFISCPWCNLLSLRLVYRGNLKFPRKNYFLLWMVESMNGDRVKSHSTVCGDHQPVWPILKDSLTNGSQEGHGIPWRGQVCHTESSSSNQYHGNTSNYLSIETLHTSLRKSLVLFVHLIAKFPLIIIFLLIVLYAIPASAAILALYILVTILFALPSFLILYFAYPSLDWLVREIIT from the coding sequence ATGTGGAACTTTGCATCTAGTTTAATTGCTGGAAGTGTGGGTCTGAAAAATGATTCTGCAAAACCAACTCACCCTGCTTCAGAATGTTCTGATGATGAGACTTCTATGGTAACCAGAGAGGAAAGGCTGGAATGCCCAATATGCTGGGAATCCTTTAACATTGTTGAAAATGTGCCTTATGTCTTATGGTGTGGCCACACCCTTTGTAAAAATTGCATCCTTGGATTACAATGGGCTGTGGTGAAATTTCCAACGCTGCCAATTCAGCTTCCGCTTTTTATCTCCTGCCCATGGTGCAACCTTTTGTCTCTCCGTTTAGTTTACCGGGGAAATCTGAAATTCCCTCGCAAGAACTACTTTCTTCTTTGGATGGTTGAGAGCATGAACGGTGATAGAGTGAAGTCGCATTCTACTGTTTGTGGGGATCATCAACCAGTCTGGCCAATACTTAAAGACAGTTTAACCAATGGAAGCCAAGAAGGCCATGGCATCCCTTGGAGAGGGCAAGTTTGCCATACAGAGTCTTCAAGTTCCAATCAATATCATGGCAATACCAGTAATTACCTAAGTATAGAAACACTGCATACATCACTGCGGAAGTCGTTGGTTTTATTTGTTCATTTGATAGCAAAGTTCCCATTGATCattatatttcttttgattGTCTTATATGCCATACCAGCCAGTGCAGCCATTTTGGCTCTGTATATACTTGTTACCATTCTGTTTGCTCTCCCATCATTTCTCATCTTGTACTTTGCATATCCTAGTTTGGATTGGCTTGTCAGGGAAATTATCACTTGA